A window from Drosophila nasuta strain 15112-1781.00 chromosome 3, ASM2355853v1, whole genome shotgun sequence encodes these proteins:
- the LOC132792463 gene encoding protein sprint isoform X1, whose protein sequence is MGRLFQYNRFGAVESNNKRKKDTQKKPHDKAKMLRNAINCPDYADIYCSTNTTTNAGKNLDLAFNKCQEWSNKLKLQPTTATAAATADEPAVNTQSRTHKVYDSMKNFLQRKLFAQPSQLKCEDEPTSDYDEQDLLDSSYQADAEEDELDNDELLINCSCSSAEATPKRSSNNKSPQKSLLSLNCWQSSQPSDSSGSEEATADQPESDDAGISDCCQLLNESSNSSGSGKRRGTPKKRQTPRYNHNTDDEEDAGEEPELLHCAWYQPRITAKAAQEHLQQGTPGSFLLRRSTPRNFELCLRLEHKVKCYAVQCNRRSEMYSLKGAKKQFSTLKALITHHSVMAEQLPLTLDMPRERDLVKSSAVRYADDFEPLESLQLLGILKSLQAKNFEA, encoded by the exons CTACGCAATGCGATCAATTGTCCCGACTATGCGGACATCTATTGCTCGAcgaatacaacaacaaatgccgGCAAGAACCTTGACCTGGCCTTTAATAAGTGTCAGGAATGGAGCAACAAGCTGAAGTTGCAACCgaccacagcaacagctgcagcaacagctgatGAGCCAGCAGTGAATACGCAGAGTCGCACACACAAAGTCTACGACAGCATGAAGAACTTTCTGCAGCGTAAACTGTTCGCACAACCCTCGCAGCTGAAGTGCGAAGATGAACCAACCAGCGACTACGATGAG CAGGACCTACTCGACTCCTCGTACCAAGCAGACGCGGAGGAAGATGAGTTGGATAACGATGAGCTGCTCAtcaactgcagttgcagctcAGCGGAGGCGACACCcaagcgcagcagcaacaataaatcGCCACAAAAGTCGCTGTTGTCGTTGAATTGCTGGCAGAGCAGTCAACCGAGTGATTCCAGTGGCAGCGAGGAGGCGACAGCAGATCAGCCCGAATCCGATGATGCGGGCATTTCTGATTGCTGTCAGCTGCTCAacgaaagcagcaacagcagcggaaGTGGCAAACGCCGTGGCACCCCCAAAAAACGCCAAACACCGAGGTATAATCACAACACCGATGACGAGGAGGACGCAGGCGAGGAGCCCGAGTTGTTGCACTGTGCGTGGTATCAGCCCCGGATCACAGCGAAAGCGGCACAGGAGCATCTGCAACAAGGCACGCCGGGCAGCTTTCTGTTGCGTCGCAGCACTCCGCGCAACTTTGAGCTGTGTCTGCGACTGGAGCACAAGGTGAAGTGCTATGCGGTGCAGTGCAATCGGAGGAGTGAGATGTACAGCCTGAAGGGTGCCAAGAAGCAGTTCAGCACATTAAAGGCGCTCATCACGCATCATTCGGTGATGGCCGAGCAGTTGCCGTTGACACTGGATATGCCCAGGGAACGGGATTTGGTCAAATCATCCGCAGTGCGTTATGCGGATGATTTTGAGCCACTTGAATCGCTGCAATTGCTGGGCATACTGAAGAGTCTGCAAGCCAAAAACTTTGAGGCATAG
- the LOC132792463 gene encoding protein sprint isoform X2, which yields MGRLFQYNRFGAVESNNKRKKDTQKKPHDKAKMLRNAINCPDYADIYCSTNTTTNAGKNLDLAFNKCQEWSNKLKLQPTTATAAATADEPAVNTQSRTHKVYDSMKNFLQRKLFAQPSQLKCEDEPTSDYDEDLLDSSYQADAEEDELDNDELLINCSCSSAEATPKRSSNNKSPQKSLLSLNCWQSSQPSDSSGSEEATADQPESDDAGISDCCQLLNESSNSSGSGKRRGTPKKRQTPRYNHNTDDEEDAGEEPELLHCAWYQPRITAKAAQEHLQQGTPGSFLLRRSTPRNFELCLRLEHKVKCYAVQCNRRSEMYSLKGAKKQFSTLKALITHHSVMAEQLPLTLDMPRERDLVKSSAVRYADDFEPLESLQLLGILKSLQAKNFEA from the exons CTACGCAATGCGATCAATTGTCCCGACTATGCGGACATCTATTGCTCGAcgaatacaacaacaaatgccgGCAAGAACCTTGACCTGGCCTTTAATAAGTGTCAGGAATGGAGCAACAAGCTGAAGTTGCAACCgaccacagcaacagctgcagcaacagctgatGAGCCAGCAGTGAATACGCAGAGTCGCACACACAAAGTCTACGACAGCATGAAGAACTTTCTGCAGCGTAAACTGTTCGCACAACCCTCGCAGCTGAAGTGCGAAGATGAACCAACCAGCGACTACGATGAG GACCTACTCGACTCCTCGTACCAAGCAGACGCGGAGGAAGATGAGTTGGATAACGATGAGCTGCTCAtcaactgcagttgcagctcAGCGGAGGCGACACCcaagcgcagcagcaacaataaatcGCCACAAAAGTCGCTGTTGTCGTTGAATTGCTGGCAGAGCAGTCAACCGAGTGATTCCAGTGGCAGCGAGGAGGCGACAGCAGATCAGCCCGAATCCGATGATGCGGGCATTTCTGATTGCTGTCAGCTGCTCAacgaaagcagcaacagcagcggaaGTGGCAAACGCCGTGGCACCCCCAAAAAACGCCAAACACCGAGGTATAATCACAACACCGATGACGAGGAGGACGCAGGCGAGGAGCCCGAGTTGTTGCACTGTGCGTGGTATCAGCCCCGGATCACAGCGAAAGCGGCACAGGAGCATCTGCAACAAGGCACGCCGGGCAGCTTTCTGTTGCGTCGCAGCACTCCGCGCAACTTTGAGCTGTGTCTGCGACTGGAGCACAAGGTGAAGTGCTATGCGGTGCAGTGCAATCGGAGGAGTGAGATGTACAGCCTGAAGGGTGCCAAGAAGCAGTTCAGCACATTAAAGGCGCTCATCACGCATCATTCGGTGATGGCCGAGCAGTTGCCGTTGACACTGGATATGCCCAGGGAACGGGATTTGGTCAAATCATCCGCAGTGCGTTATGCGGATGATTTTGAGCCACTTGAATCGCTGCAATTGCTGGGCATACTGAAGAGTCTGCAAGCCAAAAACTTTGAGGCATAG